Proteins from a genomic interval of Nitrospina gracilis Nb-211:
- a CDS encoding glycosyltransferase family 4 protein produces MRILRTLQTFLPEEDDASRQAWELSRHLEKQGVPSPILTTYLHTDPHLPEKEIIDGVAIRRLPVQADMMGYGFSLGAISYLRRFDLLHAHGFRDFLTDTAFFLRS; encoded by the coding sequence TTGAGAATTCTGAGAACCCTGCAAACCTTCCTCCCGGAGGAAGACGACGCCTCCCGTCAGGCTTGGGAGTTGTCACGTCATCTGGAAAAGCAGGGCGTGCCCTCACCGATCCTCACCACCTATTTGCACACCGATCCGCATCTGCCGGAAAAGGAAATCATCGACGGTGTCGCCATCCGCCGCCTTCCGGTGCAGGCGGATATGATGGGTTACGGCTTCAGCCTGGGCGCCATCAGTTACCTGCGCCGCTTCGACCTTCTGCACGCTCACGGCTTCCGCGACTTCCTCACCGACACCGCTTTTTTTTTGCGCTCTTAA
- a CDS encoding YajQ family cyclic di-GMP-binding protein → MAKSCSFDIVSEVDLSEVRNAVNQAMMEIRQRFDFKNSKSNVELEEKENRLVLVSDDEIKLKSVIDILQSKLIKRKVPIKALDYGKVEAAAGDTVRQYVTLQQGIPQDKGKEIVKFIKGLKVKVQGQVMDDQVRVTGKSRDDLQEVIAQLKAEDFDIAMSFTNYR, encoded by the coding sequence ATGGCCAAATCCTGTTCGTTTGATATTGTGTCCGAAGTGGACCTGAGCGAAGTCCGCAACGCCGTCAACCAGGCGATGATGGAAATCCGCCAGCGGTTCGATTTCAAAAACAGCAAAAGCAACGTCGAGCTGGAGGAAAAAGAAAACCGGCTGGTGCTCGTCTCCGACGACGAGATCAAGCTGAAATCCGTCATCGATATTTTGCAGAGCAAGCTGATCAAACGCAAGGTGCCGATCAAGGCGCTCGATTACGGCAAGGTGGAGGCGGCGGCGGGCGACACCGTGCGCCAGTACGTGACCCTGCAACAGGGCATCCCGCAGGACAAGGGCAAGGAGATCGTCAAGTTCATCAAGGGGCTCAAGGTGAAAGTGCAGGGGCAGGTGATGGACGACCAGGTGCGCGTGACCGGCAAGAGCCGGGACGACCTGCAGGAAGTGATCGCTCAGCTCAAGGCAGAGGATTTTGACATCGCCATGTCATTCACCAATTACCGGTGA
- a CDS encoding glycosyltransferase: MSTHGTLLPGAGRKDGFPPRLHDLLTLKTAIRRADAVVVGSKAEFDEARQIGVDAARLHIIPPGIDVIHPPPPAPASRHALRLLYVGAFHTNRRLELILRAARNLTVPFAIDLAEWGGPTAEADAYVESVKKLSKVLGVEDRLHIHRANERKDLDRLYRTADVFVYPVGHEPLGLPLLEAAAYGLPIVSTPAGLTQDLVVAGETGFVVPADPDTIGDRIMKLSNAETRQAFRDRIRAQVRDHFGWNHITQRTLHLYQSLLR, encoded by the coding sequence ATCAGCACCCACGGCACGCTCCTGCCGGGGGCGGGCCGCAAGGACGGCTTTCCGCCGCGCCTGCATGACCTGTTGACGTTGAAGACGGCGATCCGCCGCGCCGATGCGGTGGTGGTGGGATCGAAGGCGGAATTTGATGAAGCCAGGCAGATCGGGGTGGACGCGGCGCGACTGCACATCATCCCGCCGGGGATCGATGTGATCCATCCACCGCCGCCCGCACCGGCTTCGCGCCACGCGCTCCGCCTGCTGTACGTTGGCGCGTTCCACACCAACCGCAGGCTGGAACTCATCCTGCGCGCGGCAAGGAACCTCACCGTGCCATTCGCCATCGACCTCGCGGAGTGGGGCGGACCCACTGCCGAGGCCGACGCGTATGTCGAGTCGGTCAAAAAACTGAGCAAGGTGCTGGGCGTGGAGGATCGCTTGCACATCCACCGCGCCAACGAGAGGAAGGATTTGGATAGACTCTACCGCACCGCCGACGTGTTCGTGTATCCGGTCGGGCACGAACCGCTGGGCCTGCCCCTGCTGGAGGCGGCGGCGTACGGCCTGCCCATCGTCTCCACCCCCGCCGGACTCACGCAGGACCTGGTGGTTGCGGGGGAGACCGGATTCGTCGTGCCCGCGGACCCGGACACCATCGGCGACCGCATCATGAAACTGTCGAACGCCGAGACGCGGCAGGCGTTCCGCGACCGCATCCGCGCGCAGGTGCGCGACCACTTCGGCTGGAACCACATCACCCAGCGCACACTCCACCTGTATCAATCCCTGCTACGCTGA
- a CDS encoding ribonuclease Z: MKPILHPSLVNDPLGDPGLFVRFLYEKRALLFDLGEIHRIANVDLLKVSHVFVSHTHIDHFIGFDRLLRIVFGRGHTLRLFGPEHFIANVEGKLAGFTWNLVDRYEESIDIEVTEVHPDHLKTATFRAIDRFRRSNETTRPYENRIIWQEPGFTVQASILEHRVPCLGFALKESKHLNINKDRLDEMGFTPGKWLNQLKEAILDGRPADTPIEVPIGPRGHATPEARTLGELQRELVTVTEGQKIAYVVDTVYNAENAGRIVELIKDADVFYCESPFIAEEEQRARERCHLTSRQAGLLARAGGVKQLRTFHYSPRHTDAVEQLRQEAQDAFLGQ; encoded by the coding sequence ATGAAACCGATTTTACATCCATCGCTGGTGAATGATCCGTTGGGCGATCCGGGCCTGTTCGTGCGCTTCCTCTATGAGAAGCGCGCGCTGTTGTTCGACCTGGGCGAAATTCACCGCATTGCCAATGTCGATCTGCTGAAGGTGAGCCACGTGTTCGTCAGCCACACGCACATCGACCACTTCATCGGTTTCGACCGCCTGCTCCGCATCGTTTTCGGCCGCGGTCACACGCTCCGCCTGTTCGGGCCGGAGCACTTCATCGCCAACGTCGAAGGCAAACTGGCGGGCTTCACCTGGAACCTGGTGGACCGCTACGAGGAGTCGATCGACATCGAAGTCACCGAGGTGCACCCGGATCATTTGAAGACCGCGACCTTCCGCGCCATCGACCGCTTCCGGCGCAGTAATGAGACGACGCGTCCGTACGAGAACCGCATCATCTGGCAGGAGCCCGGGTTCACCGTGCAGGCGTCGATTTTGGAACACCGCGTGCCGTGCCTCGGTTTCGCGCTGAAAGAATCAAAGCACCTCAACATCAACAAGGACCGGCTGGACGAGATGGGCTTCACCCCCGGCAAGTGGCTGAACCAGCTTAAAGAAGCCATCCTCGACGGCCGGCCGGCCGACACGCCGATCGAGGTGCCCATCGGCCCCCGCGGCCACGCCACGCCGGAGGCGCGCACGCTGGGCGAACTCCAGCGCGAGCTGGTGACGGTGACCGAAGGGCAGAAGATCGCCTACGTCGTCGATACCGTGTACAACGCCGAAAACGCCGGGCGCATCGTCGAACTCATCAAAGACGCCGACGTGTTTTACTGCGAGTCGCCGTTCATCGCGGAGGAAGAACAACGCGCGCGCGAACGCTGTCACCTGACGTCCAGGCAGGCGGGTCTTCTGGCACGGGCGGGGGGCGTGAAGCAGTTGCGCACCTTCCATTACTCGCCGCGTCACACCGACGCCGTCGAGCAACTCCGCCAGGAAGCGCAGGACGCGTTTCTGGGGCAGTGA
- a CDS encoding cyclic nucleotide-binding domain-containing protein, translating to MKTRQYLKEGQILFREGSQSDFIFVVEKGEFEVSRQNRDGRVEVIDVLRPDDIFGELGVIESRPRTATVRALKDGVVAIVSKEEMLRTVRQNPQALMLILKTMAQRVRQASQQGRKKVLRARSKYDLASQAV from the coding sequence ATGAAAACCCGTCAATACTTAAAAGAAGGCCAGATCCTCTTCCGCGAAGGCAGTCAGAGTGACTTCATCTTCGTGGTCGAGAAAGGCGAGTTTGAAGTATCCCGACAGAATCGCGACGGCCGCGTGGAAGTGATCGACGTTCTGCGGCCCGACGATATTTTCGGCGAGCTGGGCGTCATCGAAAGCCGCCCGCGCACCGCCACGGTCCGCGCCCTGAAAGACGGCGTGGTGGCCATCGTGTCCAAGGAAGAGATGTTGCGCACCGTGCGGCAGAATCCGCAGGCGTTGATGCTGATCCTGAAGACGATGGCTCAGCGCGTGCGCCAGGCTTCGCAGCAGGGCCGGAAGAAAGTCCTGCGCGCCCGTTCGAAATACGACTTGGCTTCTCAGGCAGTGTAA
- a CDS encoding TIGR00730 family Rossman fold protein gives MSKNHYSVGDPKAEELIAQLQEFCTDPSLRDLFREMLTTLVKVGLEHQDRGDYKLMNTTLKELRHAFRVFDHYRNSRKAVIFGSSRTAYTDPNYMMAREFAEQLADRGMMIITGAGGGIMEAANAGAGPDRSFGINIDLPFEQRANRHIHGDPKLMEFKYFFTRKLFFIKESDATVLFPGGFGTLDEGFENLTLFQTGKTEPRPIVLADAEDDTYWQRWEAYVQNELLDNGYISEADLSLFKSVKTVEEGVDYILDYYSVYHSFRYVHDLTVLRFIKPIPDSLVKDLNSEYKDILLRGEIQKSEALPEEVSTNEAPNLPRLTLHFNKHFFGRLNEMILHINQELKD, from the coding sequence ATGTCCAAGAACCATTATAGCGTAGGAGACCCCAAAGCCGAGGAGTTGATTGCCCAACTGCAAGAATTCTGCACCGACCCTTCCCTGCGCGACCTGTTCCGCGAAATGCTGACGACGCTGGTCAAAGTCGGGTTGGAACATCAGGACCGGGGCGATTACAAACTCATGAATACCACATTAAAGGAACTGCGTCACGCCTTTCGCGTGTTCGACCATTACCGCAATTCCCGCAAGGCGGTGATCTTCGGCTCCTCCCGCACCGCATACACCGATCCCAACTACATGATGGCGCGGGAGTTCGCCGAACAGCTGGCGGACCGGGGGATGATGATCATCACCGGCGCGGGCGGCGGCATCATGGAAGCGGCCAACGCCGGGGCCGGACCCGATCGCAGTTTCGGCATCAACATCGATCTGCCCTTCGAACAGCGCGCCAACCGGCACATCCACGGCGACCCCAAGCTGATGGAGTTCAAGTACTTCTTCACGCGCAAGCTGTTTTTTATCAAGGAATCCGACGCCACCGTGCTGTTCCCCGGCGGATTCGGCACCCTCGATGAAGGCTTCGAAAACCTCACCCTGTTCCAGACCGGAAAAACGGAGCCGCGGCCCATCGTGCTGGCCGACGCGGAAGACGACACCTACTGGCAACGCTGGGAGGCCTACGTGCAGAACGAACTGCTCGACAACGGCTATATCTCCGAGGCGGACCTGAGCCTGTTCAAAAGCGTCAAAACCGTCGAGGAGGGCGTCGATTACATCCTCGACTACTACAGCGTGTACCACTCGTTCCGCTATGTTCACGACCTCACCGTCCTGCGCTTCATCAAACCCATCCCCGATTCGCTGGTCAAGGACCTGAACAGCGAGTACAAGGACATCCTCCTGCGCGGCGAAATCCAGAAATCCGAGGCCCTGCCGGAGGAGGTGAGCACCAACGAGGCACCCAACCTGCCGCGGCTGACTCTCCACTTCAACAAACACTTCTTCGGCCGCCTCAACGAAATGATCCTGCACATCAACCAAGAACTGAAAGACTGA